The Nitrospirota bacterium genome contains a region encoding:
- a CDS encoding cobyrinate a,c-diamide synthase — translation MSNIPRLVISATRGGLGKTTLSLGIISAWQKTGRRVAVFKKGPDFIDAGWLGAAAGRPCYNLDPFIMTPETIRGSFLQHTADADAAVIEGNRGLYDGVDEVGTYSTARLAKLLACPVVLIVDCTKSSSTVAAVVLGCRNYDPDTDLRGVILNNVSAGRHESVIRKAIEQSSGLRVVGAVPRQRKGEFPERHMGLTPFHEHPEVEQAIAAAAAAAERYLDLKTLWDIACGSGEVAAGKTECSAIGSRGKDPSPVVGVIRDRAFQFYYPDNLEALEQHGARLEIVNALTDSALPEIDALYIGGGFPETQAAELAANEGFCRSIKAAADRGLPIYAECGGLIYLGRSLQVGNRNYPMSGVLPIDFVLEKKPQAHGYAVLTAGENSTFLEKDVIIKGHEFHYSRIVDTLGLAPFAYEVNRGFGIDGKSDGIVYKNVLAAYTHIHALGTPEWAPALCRKAREYRKNKG, via the coding sequence TTTCATCGATGCCGGATGGCTTGGTGCGGCAGCAGGCAGACCGTGCTATAATCTTGATCCCTTCATAATGACACCCGAGACGATCCGGGGCTCCTTCCTTCAGCACACCGCGGATGCTGACGCGGCAGTGATCGAGGGGAACCGGGGACTCTACGATGGCGTCGATGAGGTCGGCACGTACAGTACTGCCCGGCTGGCAAAGCTGCTGGCCTGTCCGGTCGTGCTGATTGTGGATTGCACCAAGTCCTCAAGCACGGTGGCCGCGGTTGTCCTCGGATGCAGAAATTATGACCCTGATACGGATCTCAGGGGTGTCATTCTGAATAATGTCTCGGCCGGCCGTCATGAATCAGTCATCCGGAAGGCGATCGAGCAGAGCAGCGGCCTTCGCGTTGTCGGAGCCGTGCCGCGTCAAAGAAAAGGCGAGTTCCCCGAACGCCATATGGGGCTCACACCGTTCCATGAGCATCCCGAGGTGGAACAGGCGATTGCCGCGGCGGCCGCGGCGGCCGAACGATATCTCGATCTGAAAACCTTGTGGGATATCGCATGCGGTTCCGGGGAAGTGGCTGCTGGAAAAACGGAATGCAGCGCCATCGGATCGCGCGGAAAGGACCCGTCGCCGGTCGTCGGCGTTATCAGGGACAGGGCATTTCAGTTCTATTATCCTGATAATTTAGAAGCACTGGAGCAGCACGGGGCGCGGCTGGAGATCGTGAATGCTCTCACGGACAGCGCTTTGCCCGAGATCGATGCTCTCTACATAGGTGGAGGCTTTCCTGAAACGCAGGCGGCGGAACTTGCTGCGAATGAGGGTTTCTGCCGGTCCATCAAGGCGGCGGCCGACAGAGGACTGCCGATCTACGCGGAGTGCGGAGGCCTGATCTATCTTGGCAGAAGTCTGCAGGTGGGAAACCGGAACTATCCCATGAGCGGGGTCCTGCCGATCGACTTTGTTCTGGAAAAGAAGCCGCAGGCTCACGGTTACGCTGTTCTGACTGCAGGCGAGAACAGTACGTTCCTTGAAAAAGATGTTATAATAAAAGGTCACGAGTTCCATTATTCGCGGATAGTAGATACCCTCGGTCTTGCTCCGTTCGCGTATGAGGTCAATCGCGGCTTCGGGATCGACGGCAAGAGTGACGGAATCGTGTACAAGAATGTATTGGCCGCCTATACCCATATCCATGCGCTGGGCACGCCCGAGTGGGCTCCGGCCCTGTGCAGAAAGGCGCGTGAATACCGGAAAAACAAGGGGTAG